In one Microbacterium invictum genomic region, the following are encoded:
- the gabT gene encoding 4-aminobutyrate--2-oxoglutarate transaminase — MTAATLTAPPLGGPTLPQERRLVTAIPGPRSQELLARKAAAVSAGVGHTVPVEAIAAGGGVVVDADGNSFIDLGSGIAVTTVGNAHPRIVEAVQAQVAQFTHTCFMISPYESYVAVAEALNRVTPGDHAKKSALFNSGAEAVENAVKIARKYTGKPAVVAFDHGYHGRTNLTMALTAKAMPYKSGFGPFASEIYRAPLSYPFRDGLSGPDAAARAISVIEKQVGADNLAAVIIEPIQGEGGFIVPADGFLPALVEWCRANGVVFIADEVQTGFARTGAMFASDVFGIVPDLITTAKGMAGGLPLAAVTGRAEIMDASHLGGLGGTYGGNPIACAAALAAIEAFETEGLIERAREIGGILTERLRTIQAADPRLGEVRGRGAMVAVEFVDPATGAPDAALTAAVAKACIAEGVIVLTCGTYGNVIRFLPPLAIGDALLNEGLDVLASVLDESRTDSEPVLAGDDAPTPTAD, encoded by the coding sequence ATGACCGCTGCCACCCTCACCGCGCCCCCGCTCGGCGGACCGACCCTTCCGCAGGAGCGCCGACTCGTCACCGCCATCCCGGGTCCCCGGTCGCAGGAGCTGCTCGCCCGGAAGGCCGCAGCCGTCAGCGCCGGCGTCGGCCACACCGTGCCGGTCGAGGCCATCGCTGCCGGCGGTGGCGTCGTCGTCGACGCCGACGGCAACTCGTTCATCGACCTCGGGTCGGGGATCGCCGTCACCACGGTCGGCAACGCCCACCCCCGCATCGTCGAGGCCGTGCAGGCCCAGGTGGCGCAGTTCACCCACACCTGCTTCATGATCTCGCCCTACGAGTCCTACGTCGCCGTCGCCGAGGCGCTGAACCGCGTGACCCCGGGCGACCACGCCAAGAAGAGCGCGCTGTTCAACTCGGGCGCCGAGGCGGTGGAGAACGCCGTCAAGATCGCCCGCAAGTACACCGGCAAGCCGGCCGTCGTCGCCTTCGACCACGGCTACCACGGGCGCACGAACCTCACGATGGCGCTCACCGCCAAGGCCATGCCGTACAAGAGCGGGTTCGGGCCCTTCGCCTCGGAGATCTACCGGGCGCCGCTGTCGTACCCGTTCCGCGACGGACTGAGCGGACCGGATGCCGCGGCGCGGGCCATCTCGGTCATCGAGAAGCAGGTCGGGGCGGACAACCTCGCCGCCGTCATCATCGAGCCCATCCAGGGCGAGGGCGGCTTCATCGTGCCGGCCGACGGTTTCCTTCCGGCGCTGGTGGAATGGTGCCGCGCCAACGGCGTGGTCTTCATCGCCGACGAGGTGCAGACCGGCTTCGCCCGCACCGGCGCGATGTTCGCCAGCGACGTGTTCGGCATCGTGCCCGACCTCATCACCACGGCCAAGGGGATGGCGGGGGGCCTGCCCCTCGCGGCGGTCACCGGCCGTGCCGAGATCATGGACGCCTCCCACCTCGGGGGGCTCGGCGGCACCTACGGCGGCAACCCCATCGCGTGCGCGGCGGCGCTCGCCGCGATCGAGGCCTTCGAGACCGAGGGGCTCATCGAGCGGGCCCGCGAGATCGGCGGCATCCTCACCGAGCGCCTCCGCACGATCCAGGCGGCCGACCCCCGGCTCGGCGAGGTGCGCGGCCGGGGCGCGATGGTCGCGGTCGAGTTCGTCGATCCCGCCACCGGCGCCCCCGACGCCGCCCTCACCGCTGCGGTCGCGAAGGCCTGCATCGCCGAGGGCGTGATCGTCCTCACCTGCGGCACGTACGGCAACGTCATCCGGTTCCTGCCGCCGCTGGCGATCGGCGACGCGCTCCTGAACGAGGGGCTCGACGTGCTGGCGTCGGTCCTGGACGAGTCGCGCACCGACAGCGAGCCGGTGCTCGCCGGTGACGACGCGCCCACCCCGACGGCGGACTGA
- a CDS encoding NAD(P)/FAD-dependent oxidoreductase, producing MTDPTTDVLTRDVVIVGAGAAGLTAANELRKAGLSVAVLEARDRVGGRLHTDVIDGAMLEVGGQWVSPDQEALIETLEDLGLETYSRYREGDSVYINADGELTRFTGEIFPVPEATEKVIVELIERLDRMVAEIDPDRPWEHPDAEELDRISFERWLADQTDDVEARDNIALFIAGAMLTKPPHAFSTLQALLMAASAGSFSHLVDADFILDKRVVGGLQQVPLLLAERLGADVFLDQPVRRIEWTGGGVTVASDRMTVRARFVILALAPVLYPRISFSPPLPRLQHQMHQHISMGFVIKVHAVYDRPFWREQGLSATAFSPYELCHEAYDNTNHGDERGTLVGFVSDRLADDVFCLSAEERKGRILESLSHYYGPDAKNPVVYYESDWGTEEWTRGAYAASFDLGGLARYGADQREPVGPIHFACSDMAGLGYQHVDGAIRMGRLVATRIVEEARG from the coding sequence ATGACAGATCCCACCACCGACGTGCTCACGCGCGACGTCGTCATCGTCGGCGCGGGCGCAGCGGGCCTCACCGCCGCCAACGAGCTGCGCAAGGCCGGTCTCTCGGTCGCGGTCCTCGAGGCCCGTGACCGGGTCGGCGGGCGGCTCCACACCGACGTCATCGACGGCGCCATGCTGGAAGTGGGCGGCCAATGGGTCTCTCCCGACCAGGAGGCGCTCATCGAGACGCTCGAGGATCTCGGGCTGGAGACGTACTCCCGCTACCGCGAGGGCGACTCGGTGTACATCAATGCCGACGGCGAGCTCACCCGCTTCACCGGCGAGATCTTCCCCGTGCCCGAGGCGACCGAGAAGGTCATCGTCGAGCTGATCGAGCGACTCGACCGGATGGTCGCCGAGATCGATCCCGACCGCCCGTGGGAGCACCCCGACGCCGAGGAGCTCGATCGCATCTCGTTCGAGCGGTGGCTGGCCGACCAGACCGACGACGTCGAGGCCCGCGACAACATCGCCCTCTTCATCGCCGGGGCGATGCTGACCAAACCTCCCCACGCGTTCTCCACGCTCCAGGCGCTGCTGATGGCGGCCTCGGCAGGGAGCTTCTCGCACCTGGTGGACGCCGACTTCATCCTCGACAAGCGCGTCGTCGGCGGCCTGCAGCAGGTGCCGCTCCTGCTCGCCGAGCGCCTCGGGGCCGATGTCTTCCTCGATCAGCCGGTGCGGCGGATCGAGTGGACGGGCGGGGGAGTGACCGTGGCGTCGGATCGCATGACGGTGCGCGCCCGCTTCGTCATCCTCGCCCTGGCTCCGGTGCTCTACCCGCGCATCTCCTTCTCGCCGCCGCTGCCGCGACTGCAGCACCAGATGCACCAGCACATCTCGATGGGATTCGTCATCAAGGTCCACGCGGTCTACGACCGCCCGTTCTGGCGCGAGCAGGGCCTGTCGGCCACGGCATTCAGTCCCTACGAGCTCTGCCACGAGGCCTACGACAACACAAACCACGGCGACGAGCGCGGCACCCTCGTCGGATTCGTCTCCGACCGCCTCGCCGACGACGTCTTCTGCCTCTCGGCCGAGGAGCGCAAAGGACGCATCCTCGAGTCGCTCTCGCACTACTACGGTCCCGACGCGAAGAACCCGGTGGTGTACTACGAGAGCGACTGGGGCACCGAGGAATGGACGCGCGGCGCGTACGCCGCGAGCTTCGACCTCGGCGGGCTGGCCCGCTACGGCGCGGATCAGCGCGAACCGGTGGGCCCGATCCACTTCGCCTGCAGCGACATGGCGGGGCTCGGCTACCAGCACGTCGACGGCGCCATCCGGATGGGACGACTGGTCGCCACCCGCATCGTCGAGGAGGCCCGGGGATGA
- a CDS encoding universal stress protein, translated as MTGAPGDSPGMGPMLVGYTATDAGDDAATLGARLAAAAGTDLELAVVLPSDDRSVITPPDAGYDQYLRQQAETWLGRAEERVREAFHGHSRRAGEAHRQVRYDESFAAGLVAAGHETGASHIVVGAGGGGLRGRHRLGSVASELLHSSDLPVVLAPEGARRTDPGSGISRITAAVGTRPGAEALLEHAVALAAATGAELRLLSLVTVDLPPSVDTGVIRLAGAAHAEEVLEAARHALPQGIDAEAIVGTGDSIEDAVSHIGWEPGEIALVGSSRLAQPRRLFLGSTAAKMLHELPVPMIVVPRSHARQPQEGERR; from the coding sequence ATGACCGGTGCTCCCGGCGATAGCCCGGGGATGGGACCGATGCTCGTCGGATACACCGCGACGGATGCCGGGGACGACGCCGCGACGCTCGGTGCACGGCTCGCGGCGGCAGCCGGGACGGATCTCGAGCTCGCCGTCGTGCTGCCCTCCGACGACCGCAGCGTCATCACACCGCCCGACGCCGGCTACGACCAGTACCTCCGCCAGCAGGCCGAGACCTGGCTCGGCCGGGCCGAGGAGCGGGTACGCGAGGCTTTTCACGGGCACTCCCGCCGGGCCGGGGAAGCGCACCGCCAGGTCCGCTACGACGAGTCGTTCGCCGCCGGTCTCGTGGCCGCGGGCCACGAGACCGGCGCGTCGCACATCGTCGTGGGTGCGGGAGGCGGCGGCCTCCGCGGTCGGCACCGGCTGGGCTCGGTGGCCAGCGAACTGCTCCACTCCTCCGACCTCCCCGTCGTGCTCGCCCCGGAGGGGGCGCGACGCACCGACCCGGGGTCGGGCATCTCACGCATCACCGCCGCGGTCGGCACCCGTCCTGGCGCCGAGGCGCTGCTCGAGCACGCCGTCGCGCTCGCCGCGGCGACCGGCGCGGAACTCCGTCTGCTGTCGCTCGTCACGGTCGACCTCCCGCCGAGTGTCGACACCGGCGTCATCCGCCTGGCCGGAGCCGCACACGCCGAGGAGGTGCTCGAGGCCGCTCGCCACGCCCTCCCGCAGGGCATCGACGCCGAGGCGATCGTCGGCACCGGCGACTCGATCGAGGATGCCGTCTCGCACATCGGCTGGGAGCCTGGCGAGATCGCCCTCGTCGGATCGAGCCGGCTCGCCCAGCCCCGCCGCCTTTTCCTGGGCTCGACCGCAGCGAAGATGCTGCACGAGCTGCCCGTCCCCATGATCGTGGTGCCGCGCTCGCACGCCCGGCAGCCGCAGGAAGGAGAGCGGCGATGA
- a CDS encoding APC family permease encodes MSTPESSAPLAPATGDDAGGLSRKGLSAGAVGLVGAVVIGISCIAPAYTLTAALGPTVSSVGVQVPAIILVGFIPMLLVAFGYRELNRRMPDSGTSFTWASRAFGPWIGWMAGWGLVAATIIVLSNLAGIAVDFLFLLIAQIAGTPEIAELAAIPWLNVLVCLAFVAGATFVSYRDMQTTQRLQYVLVGFQVVVLVLFAGAAIIAAMSGNAWDATAFDLSWFNPFAIGSFSAFAAGVSLSIFIFWGWDVTLTMNEETKDPDRTPGRAATITVVTIVVLYLLLAIALLMYAGTGEGEYGLGNPDIQDNVFFALAGPILGPLAFLVSLAVLTSSAASLQSTFVSPARTLLAMGHYGALPPAFARVSPRFFTPGYATLVSAVVAAGFYAIMRFVSENVLWDTITTLGMMICFYYGITAFACVWYFRKQWFDSVRNVFFTLIFPLVGGVILAVIFVTTLVDSMDPDYGSGSSVFGLGLVFVLGVTIILVGVVIMVWQAVRRPAFFRGETLSLDAPASARRR; translated from the coding sequence ATGAGCACACCCGAAAGCTCCGCGCCCCTCGCACCCGCCACCGGCGACGACGCCGGCGGGCTGTCCCGCAAGGGACTGAGCGCCGGAGCCGTCGGGCTCGTCGGCGCCGTCGTCATCGGCATCTCGTGCATCGCGCCGGCCTACACCCTCACCGCAGCCCTCGGACCCACGGTGTCGTCGGTCGGCGTGCAGGTGCCCGCGATCATCCTGGTCGGTTTCATCCCGATGCTCCTGGTCGCCTTCGGCTACCGGGAGCTGAATCGACGGATGCCGGACTCCGGCACCTCGTTCACCTGGGCCTCCCGGGCGTTCGGGCCGTGGATCGGCTGGATGGCGGGGTGGGGCCTGGTCGCCGCGACGATCATCGTGCTGTCGAACCTCGCCGGCATCGCGGTGGATTTCCTCTTCCTGCTCATCGCCCAGATCGCGGGCACCCCCGAGATCGCCGAGCTCGCCGCCATCCCGTGGCTGAACGTCCTGGTGTGCCTGGCGTTCGTGGCCGGCGCGACGTTCGTGTCGTACCGCGACATGCAGACCACGCAGAGACTGCAGTACGTCCTCGTCGGCTTCCAGGTCGTCGTGCTGGTGCTCTTCGCGGGTGCGGCGATCATCGCGGCGATGTCGGGCAACGCCTGGGATGCCACCGCCTTCGACCTGTCGTGGTTCAACCCCTTCGCGATCGGATCCTTCAGTGCCTTCGCCGCGGGCGTGTCGCTGTCGATCTTCATCTTCTGGGGGTGGGACGTGACCCTCACGATGAACGAGGAGACGAAAGACCCCGACCGCACCCCCGGCCGCGCCGCGACGATCACGGTGGTGACCATCGTGGTGCTCTACCTCCTCCTCGCGATCGCCCTGCTGATGTACGCGGGCACCGGAGAGGGCGAGTACGGCCTGGGAAACCCCGACATCCAGGACAACGTCTTCTTCGCCCTCGCGGGCCCCATCCTGGGGCCGCTGGCCTTCCTGGTGTCGCTCGCCGTCCTCACGAGCTCGGCGGCCTCGCTGCAGTCGACGTTCGTCTCACCCGCGCGCACCCTCCTCGCGATGGGGCACTACGGCGCCCTGCCGCCCGCGTTCGCCCGGGTCAGCCCGCGGTTCTTCACGCCCGGCTACGCCACGCTCGTCTCCGCGGTGGTGGCGGCGGGGTTCTACGCGATCATGCGGTTCGTCAGCGAGAACGTGCTCTGGGACACCATCACCACCCTCGGCATGATGATCTGCTTCTACTACGGCATCACGGCCTTCGCGTGCGTGTGGTACTTCCGGAAGCAGTGGTTCGACTCGGTCCGCAACGTCTTCTTCACCCTGATCTTCCCGCTCGTGGGCGGCGTGATCCTCGCGGTGATCTTCGTGACGACCCTGGTCGATTCGATGGACCCGGACTACGGAAGCGGGTCGTCGGTCTTCGGGCTCGGCCTGGTCTTCGTGCTCGGTGTCACGATCATCCTCGTCGGGGTGGTCATCATGGTGTGGCAGGCCGTGCGGCGTCCCGCCTTCTTCCGCGGCGAGACCCTGTCCCTCGACGCACCTGCCAGCGCCCGCCGACGCTGA
- a CDS encoding NAD-dependent succinate-semialdehyde dehydrogenase, producing MTDYAVINPATGQTLATYPTITDDELAAAIDRADIAYRSWRHLPVSERAALIRRVADLHRERRDELAAIIVREMGKPLVAALGEVDFAADITEYYANVAERVTADQPLEIEGEGTAVIRRTPLGVLLGIMPWNFPYYQVARFAAPNLILGNTILLKHAPQCPESAAALEAIYRDAGLPVGAYTNIYATNDQAAAVIADPRVQGVSVTGSERAGAAVAEIAGRHLKKVALELGGSDPFILLSTDDLDATVQAAVDARLDNNGQSCNAAKRFIVLDELYEPFLEKFAAAMGGAKVGDPLAEDTVLGPLSSETAAERLQKQIDDAVAQGARLVTGGARDGAFFPGTVLTDVTPDMDVYGEELFGPAGVVYRVKDEAEAIRVANDTGFGLGSYVFTTDPEQAQRVADKIDAGMVYVNVVLADSPELPFGGVKRSGTGRELGLLGADEFVNKKLIRVAS from the coding sequence ATGACCGACTACGCCGTCATCAACCCCGCGACGGGCCAGACCCTCGCCACCTATCCGACGATCACCGACGACGAACTCGCCGCGGCGATCGACCGGGCCGACATCGCCTACCGGTCATGGCGCCACCTGCCGGTCTCAGAGCGCGCCGCGCTCATCCGCCGGGTCGCCGACCTCCACCGGGAGCGGCGTGACGAGCTGGCGGCGATCATCGTGCGGGAGATGGGCAAGCCGCTGGTCGCGGCGCTCGGCGAGGTGGACTTCGCCGCCGACATCACCGAGTACTACGCCAACGTCGCCGAGCGGGTCACCGCCGATCAGCCGCTCGAGATCGAGGGGGAGGGCACGGCCGTCATCCGTCGCACGCCGCTCGGCGTGCTCCTGGGCATCATGCCGTGGAACTTCCCGTACTACCAGGTCGCCCGCTTCGCTGCGCCGAACCTGATCCTCGGCAACACGATCCTGCTCAAGCATGCGCCGCAATGCCCGGAATCAGCCGCGGCCCTCGAGGCGATCTACCGCGACGCGGGGCTCCCGGTCGGCGCGTACACGAACATCTACGCCACCAACGACCAGGCCGCGGCCGTCATCGCCGATCCGCGCGTCCAGGGCGTGTCGGTCACCGGCTCCGAGCGTGCCGGCGCGGCCGTGGCCGAGATCGCCGGGCGTCACCTGAAGAAGGTCGCCCTCGAGCTCGGCGGGTCGGATCCGTTCATCCTGCTGTCCACGGATGACCTCGACGCGACCGTTCAGGCGGCCGTCGATGCGCGGCTGGACAACAACGGTCAGTCCTGCAACGCGGCCAAGCGGTTCATCGTCCTCGACGAGCTGTACGAGCCGTTCCTCGAGAAGTTCGCCGCGGCGATGGGCGGGGCCAAGGTGGGCGATCCGCTGGCCGAAGACACCGTGCTCGGTCCGCTCTCGTCCGAGACCGCGGCCGAGAGACTGCAGAAGCAGATCGACGACGCCGTCGCCCAGGGTGCCCGACTGGTGACGGGAGGAGCGCGCGACGGTGCGTTCTTCCCGGGCACGGTGCTCACCGACGTCACGCCCGATATGGATGTCTACGGGGAGGAGCTCTTCGGCCCAGCCGGCGTGGTCTACCGGGTGAAGGACGAGGCCGAGGCCATCCGCGTCGCCAACGACACCGGCTTCGGGCTGGGGTCGTACGTGTTCACCACCGACCCCGAGCAGGCCCAGCGCGTGGCCGACAAGATCGATGCCGGCATGGTCTACGTCAACGTGGTGCTCGCCGATTCGCCGGAGCTCCCGTTCGGCGGAGTCAAGCGCTCGGGCACCGGGCGCGAGCTGGGCCTTCTGGGCGCCGACGAGTTCGTGAACAAGAAGCTCATCCGCGTCGCCAGCTGA
- the ald gene encoding alanine dehydrogenase codes for MLVGIPAEIKNNEDRVAVTPAIVDQLRRRGHEVVVEAGAGEGSRISDADFAAAGARIAPTADEVWGQGELILKVKEPIAAEYGRMRRGQVLFTFLHLAASRACTDALLSSGVTSIAYETVQLPDRSLPLLTPMSEVAGRLSIQVGATHLMRPAGGRGTLLGGIAGTRKGKVVVIGGGVAGENAARNAVGFGADVTVIDISLPRLRALESEFGGLIQTRHSSPLEIADQLVDADLVIGSVLIPGAAAPKLVTDDMVAAMKPGSVLVDIAIDQGGCFEGSRPTTHDEPTFAVHESLYYCVANMPGAVPETSTRALTNATAPYVLRLADQGWREALRADPALTAGLSTHDGMLTNADVGRALQLDVATADVVLAA; via the coding sequence ATGCTCGTCGGTATTCCAGCGGAGATAAAGAACAACGAAGACCGTGTGGCAGTGACGCCTGCGATCGTCGACCAGCTGCGTCGCCGCGGTCACGAGGTCGTCGTCGAAGCCGGCGCCGGAGAGGGGTCGCGCATCTCGGACGCCGACTTCGCCGCCGCGGGAGCGCGGATCGCGCCGACGGCGGACGAGGTCTGGGGGCAGGGAGAGCTCATCCTCAAGGTGAAGGAGCCCATCGCCGCCGAGTACGGCCGGATGAGACGGGGCCAGGTGCTCTTCACGTTCCTTCATCTCGCCGCGTCCCGCGCGTGCACCGACGCGCTCCTGTCCAGCGGCGTCACCTCGATCGCCTACGAGACCGTGCAGCTCCCCGATCGCTCGCTCCCCCTGCTCACCCCCATGAGCGAGGTGGCCGGACGGCTGTCGATCCAGGTCGGCGCGACCCACCTCATGCGCCCGGCAGGGGGACGCGGTACGCTCCTCGGCGGAATCGCCGGCACCCGTAAGGGCAAGGTCGTCGTGATCGGCGGCGGGGTGGCCGGTGAGAACGCGGCTCGCAACGCCGTGGGCTTCGGGGCCGACGTCACGGTGATCGACATCTCGCTCCCGCGTCTCCGCGCCCTGGAATCGGAGTTCGGCGGTCTCATCCAGACTCGGCACTCTTCGCCGCTCGAGATCGCCGACCAGCTCGTCGACGCCGATCTCGTCATCGGGTCGGTGCTGATCCCGGGGGCCGCCGCACCCAAGCTCGTCACCGACGACATGGTCGCGGCGATGAAGCCCGGGTCGGTGCTGGTGGACATCGCCATCGACCAGGGCGGGTGCTTCGAGGGCTCGCGTCCCACGACCCACGACGAGCCGACCTTCGCCGTGCACGAGAGTCTGTACTACTGCGTCGCCAACATGCCCGGTGCCGTCCCCGAGACGTCAACGCGCGCGCTCACCAATGCGACCGCCCCGTACGTGCTGCGGCTGGCCGACCAGGGATGGCGAGAGGCGCTGCGCGCCGATCCGGCGTTGACGGCGGGTCTCAGCACGCACGACGGCATGCTCACCAATGCCGACGTCGGACGCGCGCTGCAGCTCGACGTCGCCACGGCCGACGTGGTGCTCGCGGCCTGA
- a CDS encoding Lrp/AsnC family transcriptional regulator has protein sequence MTLEPKDPQPVPLDDLDRRILDEVTADGRITNAALAERVGVAPSTAHTRLRGLVDRGVISSFTASVAQAKLGVALQALVGVTLRPGARQASITDFAERTRSLPEVVQVFFLGGADDFIVHVAVTDSSALRRFVVEQISGHDRVASTRTNIIFDYHRNAVVDSFR, from the coding sequence ATGACACTCGAGCCGAAGGATCCACAGCCCGTGCCGCTGGACGATCTCGATCGGCGGATCCTGGACGAGGTCACCGCCGACGGGCGGATCACGAACGCCGCGCTCGCCGAACGGGTGGGTGTCGCCCCGTCCACCGCGCACACCCGCCTGCGCGGCCTAGTCGATCGCGGCGTCATCTCGTCGTTCACGGCGAGCGTCGCCCAGGCCAAGCTCGGCGTGGCCCTCCAGGCGCTCGTCGGGGTGACGCTCCGGCCCGGCGCGCGCCAGGCGAGCATCACCGACTTCGCCGAACGCACCCGCTCGCTGCCCGAAGTGGTGCAGGTGTTCTTCCTCGGCGGCGCCGACGACTTCATCGTCCACGTCGCCGTGACCGACTCCTCGGCGCTGCGGCGATTCGTCGTCGAGCAGATCTCCGGTCATGATCGCGTGGCTTCGACCCGGACGAACATCATCTTCGACTACCACCGCAACGCCGTCGTCGACTCGTTCCGCTGA
- a CDS encoding pyridoxamine 5'-phosphate oxidase family protein, which yields MHDSDDAVIALDDDQCWDRLRRHELGRLVTHVGDVLDIFPVNYVVDDATILFRTAPGSKLVELTVNDEVLFEVDDHTADDAWSVVVRGRAQRLDTSAEVERADGLGLSPWIPTLKYVYVRVVAHAVSGRAFPRDPEPERYGVAAS from the coding sequence ATGCACGACAGCGACGACGCGGTGATCGCCCTCGATGACGACCAGTGCTGGGACAGGCTGCGACGACACGAGCTCGGGCGTCTGGTCACCCACGTCGGCGACGTGCTCGACATCTTCCCCGTGAACTACGTCGTCGACGACGCCACGATCCTCTTCCGAACCGCGCCGGGCAGCAAACTGGTCGAGCTGACGGTGAACGACGAGGTCCTCTTCGAAGTCGACGACCACACCGCAGACGACGCCTGGAGCGTCGTCGTTCGCGGACGCGCCCAGCGACTGGACACCTCCGCCGAGGTGGAGCGCGCCGACGGCCTCGGGCTCTCGCCCTGGATCCCGACGCTGAAGTACGTCTACGTCCGCGTCGTCGCACACGCCGTGTCGGGGCGTGCCTTCCCGCGCGACCCGGAACCGGAGCGGTACGGCGTCGCGGCCTCCTGA
- the secE gene encoding preprotein translocase subunit SecE: MLQDEPKNEVVARSDAPREKKPNFFARIVLFIRQVFAELRKVVTPTRQELVKFTAVVLGFVLVMMAIVYGLDVLFVWIAQYVFGVPGA, from the coding sequence ATGCTCCAGGACGAGCCGAAGAACGAGGTGGTCGCGCGCAGCGACGCACCCCGAGAGAAGAAGCCCAACTTCTTCGCGCGCATCGTCCTGTTCATCCGACAGGTCTTCGCCGAACTCCGCAAGGTCGTCACGCCGACGCGGCAGGAACTGGTGAAGTTCACCGCCGTGGTGCTCGGTTTCGTCCTGGTGATGATGGCGATCGTCTACGGCCTGGACGTGCTGTTCGTCTGGATCGCGCAGTACGTCTTCGGGGTTCCGGGCGCCTGA
- the nusG gene encoding transcription termination/antitermination protein NusG yields the protein MSERYVDDADWAPAAEQSSEEDEAQEGNILEFEERANTPAEHSALHIVDDEDDTQDDIEELDDVEIQDPEADAIVNDALNIDETAEAEAAAEVLNDSVAEEIAELEAEAADEVTPYDGPDVNGEDDRDDVADDEELDPFEAFRAELRSLPGKWYVIHSYAGFERKVKANIEQRKSTLEVEDEIYQVEVPMEDVVEIKNGQRKMVTRVRIPGYVLVRMDLNEDTWSVVRHTPGVTGFVGNAHNPTPLRFEEAFTMLKSLVEVKEVAPAKGAAKGAPAAARSIPAEVDFEVGETITIKEGSFAGLPGTISEIKPESGKLTVLVSLFERETPVELSFDQVTKL from the coding sequence GTGTCTGAAAGATATGTCGACGACGCCGACTGGGCGCCCGCGGCGGAGCAGTCCTCCGAGGAGGACGAGGCCCAGGAGGGCAACATCCTCGAGTTCGAGGAGCGCGCGAACACCCCCGCGGAGCACAGCGCCCTCCACATCGTCGATGACGAGGACGACACCCAGGACGACATCGAAGAGCTCGACGACGTAGAGATCCAGGATCCGGAGGCAGACGCCATCGTGAACGACGCCCTGAACATCGACGAGACCGCCGAGGCCGAGGCCGCCGCCGAGGTGCTCAACGACTCCGTCGCCGAGGAGATCGCCGAGCTCGAAGCCGAGGCGGCGGACGAGGTCACCCCGTACGACGGTCCGGATGTCAACGGCGAGGACGACCGCGACGATGTCGCCGACGACGAAGAGCTCGACCCGTTCGAGGCCTTCCGCGCCGAGCTTCGGTCGCTTCCGGGCAAGTGGTACGTCATCCACTCGTACGCCGGATTCGAGCGCAAGGTGAAGGCGAACATCGAGCAGCGCAAGTCCACGCTCGAGGTCGAGGACGAGATCTATCAGGTCGAGGTCCCGATGGAAGACGTCGTCGAGATCAAGAACGGCCAGCGCAAGATGGTGACCCGCGTGCGGATCCCCGGCTACGTGCTGGTGCGCATGGACCTCAACGAGGACACCTGGTCGGTCGTGCGTCACACCCCGGGCGTCACCGGGTTCGTCGGCAACGCCCACAACCCCACCCCCCTCCGCTTCGAAGAGGCCTTCACCATGCTCAAGAGCCTGGTCGAGGTCAAGGAGGTCGCCCCCGCGAAGGGTGCCGCCAAGGGTGCCCCCGCCGCCGCGCGCAGCATCCCCGCCGAGGTCGACTTCGAGGTCGGCGAGACGATCACGATCAAGGAGGGCTCGTTCGCGGGTCTTCCCGGCACGATCAGCGAGATCAAGCCCGAGAGCGGCAAGCTCACGGTCCTCGTCTCGCTGTTCGAGCGCGAGACCCCGGTCGAACTCAGCTTCGACCAGGTCACCAAGCTGTAG
- the rplK gene encoding 50S ribosomal protein L11, translating to MAPKKKVTGLIKLQINAGAANPAPPIGPALGQHGVNIMEFCKAYNAATESQRGNVIPVEITVYEDRSFTFILKTPPAAELIKKAAGVQKGSQTPHTAKVGKLTKDQVRQIAETKMPDLNANDIEAASLIIAGTARSMGITVED from the coding sequence ATGGCACCGAAGAAGAAGGTGACCGGCCTGATCAAGCTCCAGATCAACGCCGGCGCCGCCAACCCTGCACCGCCGATCGGGCCCGCGCTCGGTCAGCACGGTGTGAACATCATGGAGTTCTGCAAGGCGTACAACGCCGCGACCGAGTCGCAGCGCGGCAACGTCATCCCCGTCGAGATCACCGTCTACGAGGACCGCAGCTTCACCTTCATCCTGAAGACCCCGCCGGCCGCTGAGCTGATCAAGAAGGCTGCGGGCGTGCAGAAGGGTTCGCAGACGCCGCACACGGCCAAGGTGGGCAAGCTCACCAAGGACCAGGTGCGTCAGATCGCCGAGACGAAGATGCCCGACCTGAACGCGAACGACATCGAGGCCGCCTCGCTGATCATCGCCGGCACCGCCCGTTCCATGGGCATCACGGTCGAGGACTGA